The genomic interval GCTGACGCTGACCGGATCGACGCTGCGCGCGCGCAGTAGCGAGTTCAAGGCGCTGCTCGCCGACGAGATTCACCGCACGCTATGGCCGCGCCTGTCCGAGGGCGCGTGGAAGCCCGCGATGGATCAGGCCTTCCCGCTCGCCGAGGCGGCGGCCGCGCATGCACGGATGCAGGCGGGCGCGCATGTGGGGAAGATCGTGCTGGAGGTCCGATGATCGCGGCGATCCGGACTTTCCTGCGCCGCTTTATTTCGAATCCGCGTATTTATGGCTTGGCGCGCCAGGCGATGCTGGTCGGTCAATATATGCTGCGGCGTCCGGATGAGCCCGACCTGCTCGCCTTCGCGTGCCGGCGAGATCGACGGGGCCTGGCGGTAGACATCGGGGCGAACGGCGGACAGTCCGCCGTCGCGCTCGCGTTCATTCTCCCCGCGCACGAGATCATGTCCTTCGAACCGAATCCGGCGCTCTGGCCCGAACTCGATTTCGTGCGGCGATTGCTTGGGCCGCGCTTTTCCTATCGCAAGCTTGGTCTCGGAGACCGAAGGGCATCAATGGCGCTCTATGTGCCGCAAGTCGGCGACCTGCCCATCACCACGCGCGCCAGCCTCAGTCGCGAGGAGGCCGAGGCGCATTGTGCCAGGCTGGAGCGGGAGACGGCGCGCAAGGCAACGATCGCCGATCTTGCGGTCGATATCGTGCCGTTCGACGAACTCGGCATTGCCCCCGACGTCGTGAAGATCGACGTCGAAGGCTTCGAGCTCCAGGTGCTTCAGGGAATGCGCGCCACCTTGGCCGCCTCACGGCCCATTCTCATGCTCGAGGCCAACGCCAACGATTCGGAGTGCCGAGCCTTCCTTTCGGCGCTCGGTTATCGCTTCGCCTATTTCGACCGCAAGCAGCGCATATTCGTCGAGGAACGCCCCGAGGGGGCCGGGAACTGGTTTGCCCTGCCCGATTGCTAGGGACAGGATAGAAGGCTTGCCCGCTGCCGCATTCCGGCATATATCCGCCGCCAATGTCCGGCCGCCCCGCGAGGGGCGGCCCTTATTATTTGCGCTTTTGGAGAGCAGTCATGGCCAATGCCAATCCGACCCCGCTGATGCCGCATGCGACCGCCGCCTGGCTGGTCGACAACACCGGTCTCACCTTCGGCCAGATCGCCGAGTTTTGCGGCATTCACATCCTCGAAGTGCAGGCGATCGCCGACGAGACCGCCGCGACCAAATATACCGGCCGCGATCCCGTCCGCGCGCACGAACTGACGATGGAAGAGATCGAGAAGGGCCAGAAGGACCCCGATTACAAGCTCAAGATGAGCGCGCAGGGGCAGGACGTGATTCGCCGCACCCGCGGCCCGCGCTACACGCCGGTCAGCAAGCGCCAGGACAAGCCCGACGGCATCGCGTGGATCCTGAAGAACCATCCCGAAGTGTCGGACGGTGCGATCGGCAAGCTGATCGGCACCACGCGCAACACGATCGGCGCGATCCGCGACCGCAGCCATTGGAACAGCGCGAACATCGTTCCCAAGGACCCGGTCACGCTCGGCCTCTGCTCGCAGCGCGAACTCGACGCGCTCGTCGCAAAGGCGGCGAAGAAGGCGGGGATCAAGGCGCCCGAGGACAGCCGTTTCGAAGGCGACCGCGAAGCCCTGCTCGAAGAGCTGCGCGCCGAACGCACCGCGGCCGCCGAAGCGCGCGCCGCCGAAGAGGCCGAAACCGGCGGCGAAGCCTGACGCCGGGAATGCCGCTGCTTTCCGTCATTGCGAGCAAAGCGAAGCAATCTCCAGCTATCAGTATCGAGGCCGATGGCTGGGGATTGCCGCGTCGCCTTCGGCTCCTCGCAATGACGAAAGGGAGATAGGATGGCGAATGGCGACGAGGACCATATCCCGGCGGCCAGCGGTTCGCCGGATGCCTCGCTGACCCAGGACGATAGCTTTACCGCGACGAGCCACGCGGGCCTGACCTATCCGTGGGGCGAGGCGGCGCCGGGGGCGGGCGAGACGATCCGCATCGCCGACGGGATCAGCTGGGCGCGCATTCCGATGCCGGGGTCGCTCGGTCATATCAACAGCTGGCTGCTCGACGACGCCGACGACCGGGGGGATGGCGTCGCGGTGGTCGACACCGGCATCTGCCTGACCATGTGCTCGGACGCGTGGAAGGCGCTCTACGCGGGCGCGCTCAAGGACAAGCGCATCACGCGCGTCGTCGGCACGCACCTGCACCCCGATCATATCGGCCTCGCCGGCTGGATCGCGAAGAAACGGGGCGTGAAGCTTTGGATGACGCGCGGCGAGATGCTGACCGCGCGCGCGATCGTCGCCGATTCCGCCGACGCTGCGCCCGACGAAGTGCTGGCGCAGTCGCGCGCGGCGGGCTGGGACGAGACCGCGATCGAGGCGCAGCGGGCGCGTGGCTGGAACATGTTCGAGCGCATGATCTTCGCGCTGCCGCGCTCCTATGTGCGGATCGCCGACGGCGAGATACTCGACATGGGCGCGCACCGCTGGCGCGTCGTCACCGGATCGGGGCACAGCCCCGAACATGCGTGCCTGTGGAACGAGAAAGAGGGCGTGCTGGTGTCGGGCGACCAGGTGCTGCCGCGGATCAGCTCGAACGTCTCGGTCAACATCACCGAGCCCGACGCCGATCCGCTCGGCGAATGGCTCGCGTCGATCGACAAATTGCTCGGCGTCGTGCCCGCCGACGTCACGGTTTGCCCCGCGCATGGCGAGCCGTTCCGGGGGCTGCACGTCCGCCTGATGGCGCTGCGCGACGAGCATCGCATGCGGCTCTACAATCTTGCCGAGGCGGCGGCGAAGGCGCCGATGCGCGCGGTCGACAGTTTTCCTTTGCTCTTCAACCGCCCGATCGGCGAGCATAACCGCGGCCTCGCGACGGGCGAGGCGCTCGCGCATCTGAAGCGGCTCGAGGTCGAGGGGCGCGTGAAGCGCGAGGAGCGCGACGGCGTGTGGTGGTATCACGGGGTGGCGTGAGGCTGCTTGCCTGACGTCGGCTTTGGGGTGAGAGCGGACGTTGGCTCAATCTACTCCGTCATCCCGGGCTTGACCCGGGATCCCGCTTTTCTAACACCTAGGTTCAAGCGGGACCCCGGATCAAGTCCGGGGTGACGATGAAGGGCGGGCCGGGTCCGGCCGAAACCCGCCGCGCTCGGTTTATCGCGGCCTTTGCATGATCCAGCTGAACGCCATCGCGTTGAAGATGGTGTAGAGGCCATAGAGCATCAGCGCGGCGAACCAGTTGCGCGTCGCGATCGCCATCGCGCCGACGAGCAGCAGGAACTCGAAGATGTAGGTGATGTTCGGCCCGACCTTTTCCGCCAGCGGCTTCACCATCTGCTGGATCAGCGGATCGTCGCTTTCCATGAAGGCGCGGTGCATCGCGAAATTGCCGATGCCGGCGCAGAAAATGGCGATAAGCGCAACAACCATAGGTTTGCAAATGGGGCAGCCGGGGTGGAAATGCCAGAAACTTTCGGGCTATAGGGGCGCATCGTCCGCGCGCCGGCCCCGCGCGACCGATCGAACGAACCCGGCTTCCGCCCCCGCAAGAAGGATGTCTTCGGTGACCTCTCTCCCCCGCCTGGCCGCGCTTTGCCTGCCCCTCGCGCTCGCCGCCGTGCCCGCGCACGCCGCGCAGGAGCCGGCCGATCCGCCGCAGCCGGACGTGCTGGAGATCAATCCCGTGCTCGTCGATCCGGTGGTGGCAGGCCCGCTTCCGGTCGTGCTCGTGCCGCCCGATCCGCCGCTGCCCGACGCGGTGCGCGCCATGATCAATGCCGCCTTCGCGAGCGGCAATAATGACGATGTCGAAGCGGTCGCCAAATTCGCGCGGCAGACCCATCCGTCCAACATCGGCGAAATCGACGCGCTGCTCGCCTATTATCGCAGCGGCCATCCGCCGGACGCCCCGTTCGATCCGGTGCGCGAGATGCTCGCCGCCGCCATGGCGAGCGGCCGGGATGCCGATGTCGAGGCGGTGGCGAAGCTAGCCAAGGCCACGACGCCGGAGGACGCCGACGAAATCGAGGAGCAGGTCGTCGCCTATCGCGCCGAACGGCAGCGGTTGAAGGACGAAGCGGCGGCGGCCGCGCGCGCGAAGCTGGCGGCGGCGAAATTCTGGGAGAATTGGAAAGGCGAGGGGCAGATCGGCGCGTCGCAGAGCAGCGGCAACACCAGCTCGGCGGGCCTCAGCGCGGGACTTTCGCTCGCGCGCAAGGGGATAGACTGGACCCACAAGCTGCGCGCGCAGGCCGATTACCAGCGCACGAACGGCGCGACGTCGGTCGAACGCTATCTGGCCGAGCTCGAGCCGCAATACCGGATCGACGAGCGCACCTTTGCCTATGGCCTTACGCGCTGGGAACATGACCGGATCCTGGGTTACGACACGCGCTGGAACCTGTCGGGCGGGCTCGGCTACAAGGTGGTCGACAACAAGAAGATGACGCTCAGCCTGAAGGGCGGGCCGGCGTTCCGCCAGACCGACTTCGTCGACGGCACCAACGACACCGAACTGACTGCGCTCGCCGGCCTCGATTTCGGCTGGCAATTGTCGCCGACGCTGCGGCTGACGCAGGTCGCATCGACAATCATCGGCGAATCCAATGGCTCGACCAGCTCGCAGACCGCGCTCAACGCCAAGCTGACCGGCGCGCTGTCGGCGCGAATCGCCTATTCGGCGCAGATCGACACCAGCCCGCCGCCGGGGATCGAAAGCGTCGATACGCAGACGCGGTTTACATTGGTTTACGGGTTTTAGGGGCTGATCGTCTTTGGCTGAATAAGACGTGTGCTCCCGCGAAGGCGGGAGCCCATCTCCGGTTCGTGCCGTCTTGAACCGGCGGGAGATGGGTCCCCGCCTTCGCGGGGACACAGGAATTTTCAGATGCCGCGGTCAAAGACGATCATGCTCCAGGGGCGCGACAGGGAGGATCGGCTGTCTATTTGATGCTCGCCAGCACATAGAGAAACTCGGCGAAGCCCATCGTCGCGTCGACCAGCCCCGCGACCTTGGGATTGGTCGAATCGATCAGATAATATTCGTCGGGGGCGTGCGCGCCCGAGCCGTGGCCGATGCCGAAATGCGCGGCGGGGATCGACACCGGCGGCGCGGTGAAGGTCGCGCCCGGCCAGCTCCCCGCCATGCGCGGGTTGAGGCTCGTCGCGACGCCGAGCTTCTTGTAAGTTGCGAGTTCGGAGCGGACGAGGCGGCTGTCCTCGGCGACCTCGGTCGGGTCATAGCCGCCCGAGACATTGACCTCGACATCGGTGAAGCCATGCTTGTCGAGATGCGCGCGCAGCTTCTTTTCGGCCTCGGCGCGCGTCTGGTTGGGAACGAGGCGCAGGTCGAGCTTGGCGACCGCGCGACCGGGCAGGATCGTCTTGCCGCCGGGGCCGGTATAACCCGCGACGAGCCCCTCGATATTGACCGTCGGTTCCTGCGCGAGGCGGATCAGCGCGTCGTCATAGGCGAGATTGTCGATCCAGTGGGTGATGCCGAGCGCCTGTTTCTGCGCGGCCTCGTCGCCCGCCTTCGCAGCCTCGCGGATCAATGTCTTTTCGCGTTC from uncultured Sphingopyxis sp. carries:
- a CDS encoding FkbM family methyltransferase — encoded protein: MIAAIRTFLRRFISNPRIYGLARQAMLVGQYMLRRPDEPDLLAFACRRDRRGLAVDIGANGGQSAVALAFILPAHEIMSFEPNPALWPELDFVRRLLGPRFSYRKLGLGDRRASMALYVPQVGDLPITTRASLSREEAEAHCARLERETARKATIADLAVDIVPFDELGIAPDVVKIDVEGFELQVLQGMRATLAASRPILMLEANANDSECRAFLSALGYRFAYFDRKQRIFVEERPEGAGNWFALPDC
- a CDS encoding DUF1013 domain-containing protein, with protein sequence MPHATAAWLVDNTGLTFGQIAEFCGIHILEVQAIADETAATKYTGRDPVRAHELTMEEIEKGQKDPDYKLKMSAQGQDVIRRTRGPRYTPVSKRQDKPDGIAWILKNHPEVSDGAIGKLIGTTRNTIGAIRDRSHWNSANIVPKDPVTLGLCSQRELDALVAKAAKKAGIKAPEDSRFEGDREALLEELRAERTAAAEARAAEEAETGGEA
- a CDS encoding MBL fold metallo-hydrolase is translated as MANGDEDHIPAASGSPDASLTQDDSFTATSHAGLTYPWGEAAPGAGETIRIADGISWARIPMPGSLGHINSWLLDDADDRGDGVAVVDTGICLTMCSDAWKALYAGALKDKRITRVVGTHLHPDHIGLAGWIAKKRGVKLWMTRGEMLTARAIVADSADAAPDEVLAQSRAAGWDETAIEAQRARGWNMFERMIFALPRSYVRIADGEILDMGAHRWRVVTGSGHSPEHACLWNEKEGVLVSGDQVLPRISSNVSVNITEPDADPLGEWLASIDKLLGVVPADVTVCPAHGEPFRGLHVRLMALRDEHRMRLYNLAEAAAKAPMRAVDSFPLLFNRPIGEHNRGLATGEALAHLKRLEVEGRVKREERDGVWWYHGVA
- a CDS encoding DUF481 domain-containing protein, which codes for MTSLPRLAALCLPLALAAVPAHAAQEPADPPQPDVLEINPVLVDPVVAGPLPVVLVPPDPPLPDAVRAMINAAFASGNNDDVEAVAKFARQTHPSNIGEIDALLAYYRSGHPPDAPFDPVREMLAAAMASGRDADVEAVAKLAKATTPEDADEIEEQVVAYRAERQRLKDEAAAAARAKLAAAKFWENWKGEGQIGASQSSGNTSSAGLSAGLSLARKGIDWTHKLRAQADYQRTNGATSVERYLAELEPQYRIDERTFAYGLTRWEHDRILGYDTRWNLSGGLGYKVVDNKKMTLSLKGGPAFRQTDFVDGTNDTELTALAGLDFGWQLSPTLRLTQVASTIIGESNGSTSSQTALNAKLTGALSARIAYSAQIDTSPPPGIESVDTQTRFTLVYGF